From Armatimonadota bacterium, a single genomic window includes:
- a CDS encoding retroviral-like aspartic protease family protein, translating to MKARFPYDLSRHPSIPVLPVRVGAGQGRGSSAVPAIVDTGADITVIPERLARNLRLAATGEVRIRGATGDSVRVPLYAATLSVAGSDITLPVVGLGREAILGRDIINRWTVVLRGPAGVLDVEAPVSSAS from the coding sequence GTGAAGGCGCGCTTCCCCTATGACCTGAGCCGCCACCCGTCCATCCCGGTCCTGCCCGTGCGGGTGGGCGCCGGGCAGGGCAGGGGGAGTTCGGCCGTCCCGGCGATTGTCGATACGGGCGCGGACATCACCGTGATCCCCGAACGACTGGCGAGGAATCTCCGGCTTGCCGCGACGGGAGAGGTCCGGATCCGGGGAGCCACGGGCGACAGCGTCCGCGTTCCCCTCTACGCGGCCACCCTCTCGGTCGCCGGAAGCGACATCACGCTCCCGGTCGTCGGGCTGGGCCGCGAGGCGATCCTCGGCCGGGACATCATCAACCGGTGGACGGTGGTCCTGCGGGGGCCGGCGGGCGTGCTGGACGTCGAGGCGCCGGTCAGTTCAGCTTCCTGA
- a CDS encoding ATP-dependent Clp protease proteolytic subunit produces MSSSHEVPDIFHRLLGRRVVFIRSPLDGVAADLIIAQLLHLESQDPTAGITVRINCAQAELAAALAVYDILQTLQAPVGTLCSGTAAGGAALLLAAGQPGRRLSLPSGRILLQHPRGKFYGSSRELDAQSAALRRLCRQMNELLARHTGQPLERIERDTEHGLWLSAEEACAYGLIDRVIARESGPAI; encoded by the coding sequence ATGAGTTCTTCCCACGAAGTTCCTGACATCTTCCACCGGCTGCTCGGGCGGCGCGTCGTCTTCATCCGCAGCCCGCTCGACGGTGTCGCGGCCGATCTGATTATTGCGCAGTTACTGCACCTGGAGTCGCAGGACCCGACCGCCGGCATCACAGTGCGGATCAACTGCGCCCAGGCGGAGCTGGCGGCGGCGCTTGCCGTCTACGACATCCTGCAGACGCTCCAGGCCCCTGTAGGAACCCTCTGCAGCGGGACGGCGGCCGGAGGGGCGGCGCTGCTCCTGGCTGCGGGCCAGCCGGGCCGTCGACTGTCGCTACCCTCAGGCCGCATCCTCCTCCAGCACCCCCGCGGGAAGTTTTATGGAAGTTCCAGGGAACTGGACGCCCAATCCGCCGCCCTGCGGCGGCTTTGCCGGCAAATGAACGAACTCCTCGCGCGCCACACCGGCCAGCCGCTGGAGCGCATCGAGCGGGACACGGAGCACGGGCTGTGGCTCAGCGCCGAGGAAGCCTGCGCCTACGGCCTCATCGATCGGGTCATTGCCAGAGAGAGCGGGCCCGCGATCTGA
- a CDS encoding LL-diaminopimelate aminotransferase, with product MEAARRLEQIGAYLFADLDRRQAELQAKGVDVINLSVGDPDLPPPPHIIDALLEGATDARSHRYPPYAGTLEYRTAVADWYRRRFNVALDPATEVLALIGSKEGLAHLPWALLNPGDVALVPDPGYPVYRSATIMAEGIPYTMPLRADRGFLPDLDAVPAEVLRRAKLMFLNYPNNPTAATATHDFFREAVAFARRHGLLLAHDNSYSEIAYDGYRPPSILEADGAKEVAVEFHSLSKTYCMTGWRIGFVVGNAEAVGLLGKIKTNIDSGVFRAVQHAAIAALTGPPEPVQDRLRVYQGRRDRVMAAMRHLGWAVPELKATFYLWIPVPGGGSGAAFAAQVLERTGVLLTPGAGYGREGEGYVRLSITVPDGRLDEALDRLRGAFGRG from the coding sequence ATGGAGGCCGCACGGCGACTGGAGCAGATCGGCGCCTACCTGTTTGCGGACCTGGACCGCAGGCAGGCTGAACTCCAGGCGAAAGGCGTGGACGTCATCAACCTGAGCGTGGGAGATCCGGACCTGCCCCCGCCTCCGCACATCATCGACGCCCTCCTGGAAGGCGCGACGGACGCGCGCAGCCACCGCTACCCGCCCTACGCCGGGACCCTGGAGTATCGGACGGCGGTGGCCGACTGGTACCGCCGTCGCTTCAACGTGGCCCTCGACCCGGCCACCGAGGTCCTGGCTCTGATCGGCTCCAAGGAGGGGCTGGCCCATCTGCCCTGGGCGCTGCTCAATCCGGGCGACGTGGCGCTGGTCCCGGACCCGGGCTATCCGGTCTACCGCTCGGCGACGATCATGGCGGAAGGGATCCCCTACACGATGCCGCTGCGCGCCGACCGCGGGTTCCTCCCCGACCTGGACGCGGTCCCCGCGGAGGTGCTGCGACGGGCCAAGTTGATGTTTTTGAACTACCCGAACAACCCGACGGCCGCCACCGCCACGCACGACTTCTTCCGCGAGGCCGTGGCCTTCGCCCGCCGGCACGGCCTGCTGTTGGCCCACGACAACTCCTACTCCGAGATCGCCTACGACGGCTACCGGCCGCCGAGCATCCTGGAGGCCGACGGGGCGAAAGAGGTCGCCGTGGAGTTCCACTCGCTCTCCAAGACCTACTGCATGACGGGATGGCGCATCGGGTTCGTCGTGGGCAACGCCGAGGCGGTGGGGCTGCTGGGCAAGATCAAGACCAACATCGACTCCGGCGTGTTCCGGGCCGTGCAGCACGCGGCCATCGCCGCCCTCACCGGACCGCCGGAACCGGTGCAGGACCGCCTGCGTGTCTACCAGGGCCGCCGCGACCGGGTCATGGCGGCGATGCGCCACCTGGGGTGGGCCGTCCCGGAGCTGAAGGCCACCTTCTACCTGTGGATTCCCGTCCCCGGCGGCGGGAGCGGGGCGGCCTTCGCCGCCCAGGTCCTGGAGCGCACCGGGGTTCTGCTCACCCCGGGCGCAGGATACGGGCGCGAAGGGGAGGGCTACGTGCGGCTGTCGATCACGGTGCCCGACGGGCGGCTCGATGAAGCGCTGGACCGGCTGCGGGGCGCCTTCGGCCGTGGCTGA
- the paaD gene encoding 1,2-phenylacetyl-CoA epoxidase subunit PaaD codes for MTQPTATERAVWEALETIEDPELPIAITDLGLIGGVRVDAGTVQVTLVPTFSACPAIGVIREEIRSRLLALPGVRTVEVDLAFAEPWTMSRMSERGRARLIHHGLSVPARHGGGGVECPFCGSTNTTLENPFGPTLCRAIYYCLDCRNPIERFRPPAD; via the coding sequence GTGACTCAACCCACCGCCACCGAACGCGCCGTGTGGGAGGCCCTGGAGACCATCGAGGATCCGGAGCTGCCCATCGCCATCACCGATCTGGGGCTGATCGGCGGGGTCCGGGTGGACGCCGGAACCGTGCAGGTGACCCTCGTGCCGACCTTCTCCGCCTGCCCGGCGATCGGCGTGATCCGCGAGGAGATCCGCAGCCGGCTCCTGGCCCTGCCGGGGGTGCGCACCGTGGAGGTGGACCTCGCCTTCGCCGAACCGTGGACGATGTCCCGCATGAGCGAGCGCGGCCGAGCCCGGCTGATCCACCACGGCCTGAGCGTCCCCGCGCGTCACGGGGGTGGGGGAGTGGAGTGCCCCTTCTGCGGTTCCACCAATACCACCCTGGAGAACCCCTTCGGCCCGACCCTGTGCCGGGCCATCTACTACTGTCTGGACTGCCGGAACCCCATCGAGCGGTTCCGCCCACCGGCAGACTGA
- a CDS encoding M28 family metallopeptidase — MRRRPLLALPAFVAVLLAVLAGALVAQPLPAASPAAVLEHLRILSQQNGPRAAGTPGDLRAVDYVAGELARIGYAVERQPFPFQYFEETQPPLLTVVGEAPRRLAPSTMLYSASTPEEGIEAEVVAAGLGRPADFSGLRVEGKIVLVQRGEIFFRDKVANAAAAGALAVLIVNNQPGGAVVGTLMAPAKLPAVAISQDEGQDLLRRLAAGPVRVRLVVRTISEERISMNVIGVRRGTALPGEVVVVGAHRDSVPTSPGANDNASGTAALLEAGRLLAGVRTARTVHVVAFGAEELGLIGSRFYAQHPPGRIVGMVNLDMVGRGVLSVGNSSDDTTLVDLAERIAARLQLPVARFKLRSGASDHAAFEEIGVPAVFIHTGDDPAIHTPNDIVDRIDPLLVARAATLAAHVALEVAGPSR; from the coding sequence GTGAGGCGCCGTCCCCTCCTGGCTCTGCCCGCCTTCGTCGCGGTCCTCCTGGCCGTCCTGGCCGGAGCGCTGGTTGCCCAGCCGCTGCCGGCGGCGTCGCCGGCTGCGGTCCTGGAGCACCTGCGGATCCTCAGCCAGCAGAACGGACCGCGCGCGGCGGGGACTCCGGGAGATCTGCGGGCCGTCGATTACGTGGCGGGGGAACTGGCCCGGATCGGCTACGCCGTGGAGCGGCAACCATTCCCCTTCCAGTACTTCGAAGAAACCCAACCTCCGCTGCTCACGGTGGTGGGGGAGGCTCCGCGGCGGCTGGCGCCCTCGACGATGCTGTACTCGGCCTCCACTCCGGAGGAAGGCATCGAAGCCGAGGTCGTCGCCGCCGGGCTGGGCCGCCCGGCCGACTTCTCAGGTCTCCGGGTGGAGGGGAAGATCGTCCTGGTCCAGCGGGGGGAGATCTTCTTCCGCGACAAGGTGGCCAACGCCGCCGCGGCGGGAGCGCTGGCGGTGCTGATCGTCAACAACCAGCCGGGGGGCGCCGTGGTGGGCACCTTGATGGCTCCGGCCAAGCTCCCCGCCGTGGCCATTTCGCAGGACGAGGGCCAGGACCTCCTGCGGCGGCTCGCCGCCGGTCCGGTGCGGGTCCGGCTCGTCGTGCGCACCATCTCCGAGGAACGGATCAGTATGAACGTCATCGGCGTCAGGCGCGGCACGGCGCTGCCCGGCGAGGTGGTGGTGGTGGGCGCCCACCGGGACTCGGTGCCGACCAGTCCGGGGGCCAACGACAACGCCTCCGGCACCGCGGCCCTGCTGGAGGCGGGGAGGCTGCTGGCCGGGGTGCGCACCGCCCGCACCGTGCACGTCGTGGCCTTCGGCGCGGAGGAGCTGGGGCTGATCGGCTCCCGCTTCTACGCGCAGCATCCCCCCGGACGGATCGTGGGAATGGTGAACCTGGATATGGTGGGCCGCGGGGTGCTGTCCGTCGGGAACTCCAGCGACGACACCACGCTGGTCGACCTCGCCGAACGGATCGCGGCCCGGCTGCAGCTCCCGGTGGCGAGGTTCAAACTGCGCAGCGGCGCCAGCGACCACGCCGCCTTCGAGGAAATCGGCGTGCCCGCCGTCTTCATCCACACCGGCGACGACCCGGCGATCCACACGCCGAACGACATCGTCGACCGCATCGATCCCCTCCTGGTGGCCAGGGCGGCGACGCTCGCCGCCCACGTCGCGCTGGAGGTCGCCGGCCCGTCGCGCTAA
- the paaC gene encoding 1,2-phenylacetyl-CoA epoxidase subunit PaaC, translating to MMNPAGSPVLEQADLRASLAAYLLALADDELILGHRHSEWTGLAPDIESDVALSSVAQEELGHARLFYERACDLRGGTPDTLAYGRSAGEFRNAVLVERPNGDWAFTIVRMFLYDRADAVRLEALAAGPVAPLAQLAAALRREEKYHLLYGEQWLRRLAGATPESRGRVQKALEAAWPGAEALFEPVEGQDVLTAAGVMAIGSEDQRRRWRAQVTPVLESAGLRVPAHPGEHRPEPNGRAGGHTADLQLLLEEMTSVWRSEPGVRW from the coding sequence ATGATGAACCCGGCGGGCAGCCCCGTCCTGGAACAGGCCGACCTCCGCGCGTCCCTGGCGGCCTACCTGCTGGCCCTGGCCGACGACGAACTGATCCTGGGGCACCGGCACTCCGAGTGGACGGGACTGGCGCCGGACATCGAGTCGGACGTGGCCCTGTCGTCGGTGGCGCAGGAGGAGCTGGGGCACGCCCGGCTGTTCTACGAGCGGGCCTGCGACTTGCGGGGCGGCACCCCCGACACCCTGGCCTACGGCCGGAGCGCCGGGGAGTTCCGCAACGCCGTGCTGGTCGAACGCCCCAACGGCGACTGGGCGTTTACGATCGTGCGGATGTTCCTCTACGATCGTGCCGACGCCGTCCGGCTTGAGGCGCTGGCCGCCGGTCCGGTCGCGCCCCTGGCCCAGCTGGCCGCGGCGCTGCGCCGCGAGGAGAAGTACCATCTCCTGTACGGTGAGCAGTGGCTGCGCCGCCTGGCCGGTGCGACGCCGGAGAGCCGCGGCCGGGTGCAGAAGGCGCTGGAGGCGGCGTGGCCGGGAGCGGAGGCGCTGTTCGAGCCCGTGGAGGGGCAGGATGTCCTGACCGCGGCCGGGGTGATGGCCATCGGATCGGAGGACCAGCGCCGGCGCTGGCGGGCGCAGGTGACGCCGGTCCTGGAGTCCGCGGGGCTGCGGGTGCCCGCCCACCCCGGTGAACACCGGCCGGAGCCCAACGGTCGGGCCGGCGGCCACACCGCGGACCTGCAACTGTTGCTGGAGGAGATGACGTCGGTCTGGCGCAGCGAGCCGGGAGTCCGATGGTGA
- a CDS encoding phenylacetic acid degradation protein codes for MPALPDLLGMAADQAARIYAVFRQDTKIDPHVHVGEVQATDAEMALVLAKEQFARRDPCVNLWVVSLRDIAATAYDDADLFEPSTDKSYRFGGSYREQQRIMRARRRESR; via the coding sequence ATGCCGGCCCTCCCTGACCTGCTGGGCATGGCGGCCGACCAGGCCGCGCGCATCTACGCCGTCTTCCGCCAGGACACCAAGATCGACCCGCACGTCCACGTCGGCGAGGTACAGGCGACGGACGCGGAGATGGCGCTGGTCCTGGCCAAAGAGCAGTTCGCGCGCCGCGACCCGTGCGTCAACCTCTGGGTCGTGTCCCTCCGGGACATCGCGGCCACGGCCTATGACGACGCCGATCTCTTCGAACCGTCCACCGACAAGAGCTACCGCTTCGGCGGGTCGTATCGGGAGCAGCAGCGGATCATGCGGGCCAGGCGCCGGGAGAGCCGATGA
- the paaA gene encoding 1,2-phenylacetyl-CoA epoxidase subunit PaaA, whose amino-acid sequence MTQPSGPDDPEKLAAFEAKLASGERIEAGEWMPAQYRFECLRLIQMHANSELMGALPEREWIPRAPTLARKMALVAKVQDEVGHAQLLYRVAEDLGKPRAQMLEDLLSGKSKFHNVFHYPAETWADVAVIQVFVDGAAMQTQGALRSCSYAPYARVLKRICYEEDFHIRLGLDVYKTLAEGTAGQRAMLQDALDRWWQPIMHFFGPRDQASPHLETMMRWRIKVKTNDELRQQFLRQFVPLIVDYGLRLPDPRLKWNEAEQRYDYSEPDWEEFKRVIRGEGPKTAARLRLRNDYWNQHAWVREAMTAWGRAA is encoded by the coding sequence ATGACGCAGCCGAGTGGCCCGGACGATCCCGAGAAGCTGGCCGCCTTCGAGGCGAAGCTGGCCTCAGGCGAGCGCATCGAGGCCGGAGAGTGGATGCCGGCCCAGTACCGATTTGAGTGCCTCCGCCTCATCCAGATGCACGCCAACTCCGAGCTGATGGGCGCCCTGCCGGAGCGGGAGTGGATTCCGCGGGCCCCGACCCTGGCGCGGAAGATGGCGTTGGTAGCCAAGGTGCAGGATGAAGTAGGCCACGCCCAGCTCCTCTACCGGGTGGCCGAGGACCTGGGCAAGCCCCGGGCCCAGATGCTGGAAGACCTCCTCAGCGGGAAGAGCAAGTTCCACAACGTCTTCCACTACCCTGCGGAGACCTGGGCGGACGTGGCCGTGATCCAGGTCTTCGTGGACGGCGCGGCGATGCAGACCCAGGGGGCGCTGCGGTCCTGCAGCTACGCCCCGTACGCGCGCGTCTTGAAGCGCATCTGCTACGAAGAAGACTTTCACATCCGCCTGGGGCTCGACGTCTACAAGACGCTGGCCGAGGGCACGGCGGGCCAGCGGGCGATGCTGCAGGACGCCCTCGACCGGTGGTGGCAGCCCATCATGCACTTCTTCGGGCCGCGGGACCAGGCCTCACCGCATCTGGAGACGATGATGCGCTGGCGGATCAAGGTGAAGACCAACGACGAACTCCGCCAGCAGTTCCTGCGCCAGTTCGTGCCGCTCATTGTCGACTACGGCCTGCGGCTGCCGGACCCCCGGCTGAAGTGGAACGAGGCCGAGCAGCGCTACGACTACAGCGAGCCGGACTGGGAGGAATTCAAGCGTGTGATCCGGGGCGAAGGACCGAAGACGGCGGCCCGGCTCCGCCTGCGCAACGACTACTGGAACCAGCATGCCTGGGTGCGCGAGGCAATGACGGCCTGGGGGAGGGCGGCATGA
- the hflX gene encoding GTPase HflX yields the protein MKRWTGCGAPSAVAEIPVREAGPERAVLIGVHGENSARDPEMEELARLADSAGAEVVGTLVQHRRRPAPATFLGAGKVDELRVLCLRTDADLVIADHELTPVQQRNLERLLNRKVIDRTALVLDIFARRARTHEGRLQVELAQMIYLLPRLTGRGTMLSRLGGGIGTRGPGETKLEVDRRRIRRRITDLRREIAEIRRHRALQRRWRREAQIPTVALVGYTNAGKSTLLNALTDAGVFVEDKLFATLDPTVRRVTLPNGRAVLLVDTVGFITRLPTQLVAAFRATLEEVTEADLLVHVVDGSHPDWREQMRAVGRVLAELGAADKPTVVAVNKTDRIPPADVRAILAEIGTGVAISALHQVGLLNLLREIALRLPEDLVTVRLTVPYNRAGTLSQIFEQGRVLRQEYAADGIRLEARLPRGQAERLRALVRRR from the coding sequence ATGAAGCGCTGGACCGGCTGCGGGGCGCCTTCGGCCGTGGCTGAGATCCCGGTGCGTGAGGCCGGCCCCGAGCGCGCCGTCCTGATCGGGGTGCACGGAGAGAACTCCGCCCGCGACCCCGAGATGGAGGAGCTGGCGCGCCTGGCCGATTCGGCGGGCGCCGAGGTTGTCGGCACGCTGGTCCAGCACCGCCGCCGGCCCGCCCCCGCCACCTTCCTGGGCGCCGGGAAGGTGGACGAACTCCGGGTCCTGTGCCTGCGGACCGACGCCGACCTGGTCATCGCCGATCACGAGCTCACCCCCGTGCAGCAGCGGAACCTGGAACGCCTCCTCAACCGGAAGGTGATCGACCGGACGGCGCTCGTCCTCGACATCTTCGCCCGGCGGGCGCGGACGCACGAAGGCCGGCTGCAGGTGGAACTGGCGCAGATGATCTACCTGCTGCCCCGGCTGACGGGCCGCGGGACGATGCTCTCCCGGCTCGGCGGCGGCATCGGAACGCGCGGCCCCGGCGAGACCAAGCTGGAAGTGGACCGCCGCCGCATCCGCCGGCGCATCACCGACCTGCGGCGCGAGATCGCCGAGATCCGCCGACACCGGGCCCTGCAGCGGCGCTGGCGCCGGGAGGCCCAGATTCCCACCGTCGCCCTGGTGGGATACACCAACGCCGGGAAGTCCACGCTGCTCAACGCGCTCACCGACGCCGGGGTTTTTGTCGAGGACAAGCTCTTCGCTACGCTCGACCCCACCGTGCGCAGGGTGACGCTGCCCAACGGTCGGGCGGTGCTGCTGGTGGATACCGTCGGCTTCATCACGCGTCTGCCCACCCAGCTGGTCGCCGCCTTCCGCGCCACCCTGGAAGAAGTCACCGAGGCCGACCTCCTCGTCCACGTGGTGGACGGCAGCCATCCCGACTGGCGGGAGCAGATGCGGGCCGTGGGCCGGGTGCTGGCCGAGCTGGGGGCGGCGGACAAACCCACGGTCGTCGCGGTGAACAAGACGGACCGGATTCCTCCGGCCGACGTCCGGGCGATCCTCGCCGAGATCGGGACGGGGGTGGCCATCTCCGCCCTCCATCAGGTCGGCCTGCTCAACCTGCTGCGCGAGATCGCCCTGCGGCTGCCGGAGGACCTGGTCACGGTCCGGTTGACCGTGCCCTACAACCGGGCCGGCACGCTGTCCCAGATCTTCGAGCAGGGTCGGGTCCTCCGCCAGGAGTACGCGGCCGACGGCATCCGCCTCGAGGCCCGGCTGCCCCGGGGACAGGCCGAACGCCTGCGGGCGCTGGTCCGCCGCCGTTGA
- a CDS encoding DUF5678 domain-containing protein, whose amino-acid sequence MAQGQETATLYLRGMPRALVREAKAEAARRGLSLTAFVRQALVRALGREGDEGSGSIRPDLEWFEAHRARLAKRYRNEYVAIINRRVVDHDRDFGALALRVFARYGYRSIAMPLVTPQERTVHLRSPRVVAS is encoded by the coding sequence GTGGCGCAGGGGCAGGAGACGGCGACGCTGTACCTGCGGGGGATGCCCCGGGCCCTGGTGCGCGAAGCCAAAGCGGAAGCGGCCCGGCGGGGGCTGAGCCTGACCGCCTTCGTCCGCCAGGCCCTGGTGCGCGCCCTGGGCCGGGAAGGGGACGAGGGGAGCGGGTCGATCCGACCAGATCTGGAGTGGTTCGAGGCCCACCGCGCACGCCTGGCCAAGCGGTACCGGAACGAGTATGTGGCGATCATCAACCGCCGGGTCGTCGATCACGACCGGGACTTCGGCGCCCTGGCCCTGCGCGTCTTCGCCCGGTATGGGTACCGATCGATCGCCATGCCCCTGGTGACGCCCCAGGAGCGGACGGTGCACCTCCGCTCGCCGCGCGTCGTCGCCTCGTGA
- the lexA gene encoding transcriptional repressor LexA, producing MGKGLTRRQREILTFIQRFTDAHGYPPSVREIGQALGLTSSSTVHSHLSALEKKGYLRRDPSKPRALEILKDEREIPSKKVVPLPVVGHVTAGLPILAQQNIEDYFPLPQEFVRSEDCFILKVRGDSMIDAGIYDGDLLVVRRQPTAKDRDIVVARLEDEATVKRFFRENGRVRLQPENPRMEPIYARDVTIEGVALAVIRKLN from the coding sequence ATGGGCAAGGGACTGACGCGGCGACAGAGGGAGATCCTGACCTTCATCCAGCGCTTCACCGACGCGCACGGGTATCCGCCCTCCGTGCGCGAGATCGGCCAGGCCCTGGGCCTGACCAGCAGCTCGACGGTTCACAGCCACCTCTCCGCACTGGAGAAGAAGGGCTACCTGCGGCGTGACCCGAGCAAGCCGCGGGCGCTGGAGATCCTCAAGGACGAGCGGGAGATTCCCTCCAAGAAGGTCGTCCCCCTCCCCGTCGTCGGGCACGTCACGGCCGGGCTGCCGATCCTGGCGCAACAGAACATCGAGGACTACTTCCCGCTTCCCCAGGAGTTTGTCCGATCCGAAGACTGCTTCATCCTCAAAGTCCGCGGCGACAGCATGATCGACGCCGGCATCTACGACGGCGACCTGCTGGTGGTCCGCCGGCAGCCCACGGCCAAGGACCGCGATATCGTCGTGGCCCGCCTGGAGGATGAAGCCACGGTCAAGCGCTTCTTCCGCGAGAACGGTCGCGTCCGCCTGCAACCGGAGAACCCCCGGATGGAGCCCATCTACGCCCGCGACGTCACCATCGAGGGCGTGGCGCTGGCCGTGATCAGGAAGCTGAACTGA
- a CDS encoding hemolysin family protein, with product MVLKVLAVVAIVAANGIFAAAEFAVAKARRPRLASMAERGVRFARLVHRATGDPEAFVAATQLGITMTSLGLGWIGEPAVATLLSPLLAALPGPWEAALRYSASITLAFLLITMLHIILGELVPKSIALHNAEAVALVVVPPTVAFSRIFKPFIWLLDILADRTLRLFGLQAEPGRHVAFDREELVMLVGESRRAGVVEDEEESLVRRVFRLTDRVVGDIMVHRTAVVGVPGTATVADAVEIIRERGFSRLPVFGAGPEDVVGGVRAKDLLLEYAAGRAGAPVTSVMRPVLFVPETKPVVELLEEMRTGKPPLAVVLEEYGSMAGIVTIEDVLEEIVGEIPGESRPQPKLIYLAQPDRIVVDATIDLQTLSDVFGVNLETEGAATLGGVIFHHLGRIPEAGERFPLAGLTVTIESVVGRRIGRVEIRKPQPGEKR from the coding sequence ATGGTGCTCAAGGTGCTTGCGGTGGTGGCCATCGTCGCGGCCAACGGCATCTTCGCCGCCGCGGAGTTCGCCGTGGCCAAGGCGCGCCGGCCGCGGCTGGCGAGCATGGCGGAGCGAGGCGTGCGATTTGCCCGCCTCGTGCACCGGGCCACCGGAGACCCTGAGGCCTTCGTGGCGGCCACCCAGCTGGGCATCACCATGACCAGCCTGGGTCTCGGCTGGATCGGGGAGCCGGCCGTGGCCACGCTGCTCAGCCCGCTCCTGGCCGCGCTGCCCGGTCCCTGGGAGGCGGCCCTCCGCTACAGCGCCTCCATCACGCTGGCCTTCCTCCTCATCACGATGCTGCACATCATCCTCGGCGAGCTGGTCCCCAAGAGCATCGCCCTGCACAACGCCGAGGCGGTCGCCCTCGTCGTGGTTCCGCCCACCGTCGCCTTCTCCCGGATCTTCAAGCCCTTCATCTGGCTCCTGGACATCCTGGCCGACCGGACGCTGCGCCTCTTCGGGCTGCAGGCCGAACCCGGCCGCCATGTGGCCTTCGATCGCGAGGAACTGGTCATGCTGGTGGGAGAGAGCCGGCGGGCCGGCGTCGTCGAGGACGAGGAGGAGTCGCTCGTCCGGCGGGTCTTCCGCCTCACCGACCGGGTCGTCGGCGACATCATGGTCCACCGGACGGCCGTGGTGGGGGTGCCCGGCACGGCGACGGTGGCTGACGCCGTGGAGATCATCCGCGAACGCGGGTTCAGCCGCCTGCCGGTGTTCGGCGCCGGACCCGAGGACGTCGTGGGCGGCGTCCGGGCCAAAGACCTGTTGCTGGAGTACGCGGCGGGACGGGCCGGAGCGCCCGTGACCTCCGTGATGCGGCCGGTCCTTTTCGTGCCGGAAACCAAACCGGTGGTCGAGCTCCTCGAGGAGATGCGCACGGGGAAACCGCCCCTGGCCGTCGTGCTCGAAGAGTACGGCAGCATGGCCGGCATCGTCACCATCGAGGACGTCCTGGAGGAGATCGTCGGGGAGATTCCGGGAGAGTCACGCCCGCAGCCGAAGCTCATCTACCTGGCGCAGCCGGACCGGATCGTCGTCGATGCGACCATCGATCTGCAGACCCTCAGCGATGTCTTCGGCGTCAACCTGGAGACCGAGGGGGCGGCCACGCTGGGCGGCGTCATCTTTCATCACCTCGGCCGGATTCCCGAGGCCGGAGAGCGGTTCCCCCTGGCCGGGCTGACCGTGACCATCGAGAGCGTGGTGGGGCGGCGGATCGGCCGGGTCGAGATTCGGAAACCTCAACCCGGCGAGAAGCGTTAG
- a CDS encoding DinB family protein, with product MTGREEGFTPIAFYEYLVVARRKLLEWVRPLTLEQYTKEFPFGRRTVRDTLVEIPLAEWSYGTRLAGEPMPASREGHPFTRFYSTAFAPLEAAWEELADRTRRILREERDWGRRIEYRTVGTTPPMQIRTTAAGVAIQMMTHEVHHRAQVMAMLRQLGANAQNLDYSILMFERRELPA from the coding sequence ATGACGGGGAGGGAGGAGGGGTTCACGCCGATCGCGTTCTACGAGTACCTGGTGGTCGCGCGGCGGAAGCTGCTGGAGTGGGTCCGGCCGCTGACGCTGGAGCAGTACACGAAGGAGTTCCCCTTCGGCCGGAGGACGGTGCGCGACACCCTGGTGGAGATCCCCTTGGCCGAATGGTCGTATGGGACGCGGCTGGCCGGCGAACCGATGCCCGCCTCGCGCGAGGGGCATCCCTTCACCCGGTTCTACTCGACCGCGTTCGCGCCGCTGGAAGCGGCCTGGGAGGAGCTCGCCGACCGCACGCGGCGCATCCTGCGCGAGGAACGCGACTGGGGCCGCAGGATCGAGTACCGGACGGTCGGCACGACACCGCCGATGCAGATCCGCACCACGGCGGCGGGGGTGGCGATCCAGATGATGACGCACGAGGTGCACCACCGCGCCCAGGTCATGGCCATGTTGCGGCAGCTGGGGGCGAACGCTCAGAACCTCGATTACTCCATCCTGATGTTCGAGCGGCGCGAGCTTCCGGCCTAG